The proteins below come from a single Dehalococcoidales bacterium genomic window:
- a CDS encoding MerR family transcriptional regulator, with product MKLPISKMAHLAGISVRTLHYYDEIGLLKPASVTPAGYRLYSEEEAMTLQQIMFFREIGFSLASIKEIINQPGFDGLKALRDHRAVLLEKIRRTSQLIDTIDKTIKKWEGEIEMEISEYYQGFNDKDIKRYRSEARRRWGDQVVEESEKRVMNMGKSKFEALQEKGNGIFQSIADNMSKGAESEPVQKLVSEWREWLNAFHDYSDEAALNLGHIYSEDAEFAAFFNKFHPDLPDFLTRAIVYYFKTGE from the coding sequence ATGAAATTACCGATTAGTAAAATGGCACATCTTGCTGGTATCAGTGTACGCACCCTGCACTACTATGACGAAATCGGCCTGCTTAAACCTGCTTCTGTCACACCTGCAGGATACCGGTTATATAGCGAAGAGGAAGCCATGACACTGCAGCAAATAATGTTTTTTCGTGAAATTGGATTTTCCTTAGCGAGCATTAAAGAAATAATAAACCAGCCAGGCTTCGATGGGCTTAAAGCGTTAAGGGATCATCGAGCAGTGCTGTTAGAAAAAATCAGGCGAACCAGCCAGTTGATTGATACAATCGATAAGACAATAAAAAAATGGGAGGGAGAAATAGAAATGGAAATTAGTGAATACTACCAGGGTTTTAACGATAAGGACATAAAAAGATACCGCAGCGAAGCTCGCCGACGCTGGGGTGACCAGGTAGTAGAAGAAAGTGAAAAGCGGGTAATGAACATGGGAAAGAGCAAATTTGAAGCCCTCCAGGAAAAAGGAAACGGAATTTTTCAGTCTATTGCAGACAACATGAGTAAAGGCGCCGAAAGCGAACCAGTCCAGAAACTGGTTTCTGAATGGCGGGAATGGCTAAATGCCTTCCACGATTATTCCGACGAGGCTGCCTTGAACTTGGGGCACATCTACAGTGAAGACGCTGAATTCGCAGCTTTTTTTAATAAATTCCACCCGGATTTACCTGATTTTCTTACTCGTGCAATTGTTTATTATTTTAAAACAGGTGAATAA
- a CDS encoding AzlD domain-containing protein yields MPEYLLMLAGMCIVTYVPRWIPLVVLSGRRLPEWLIEWLDLIPVAILAALLFPLLVIPEEGGTINFFQPELLTAVPTAIIAFRLKSLSITVIAGMLIFWLVGLLL; encoded by the coding sequence ATGCCTGAATACTTGTTGATGCTGGCGGGAATGTGTATAGTAACCTACGTTCCACGCTGGATTCCGCTAGTTGTACTTTCCGGGCGAAGACTGCCAGAATGGTTAATTGAGTGGCTGGATCTCATACCGGTAGCCATACTGGCAGCGTTATTGTTTCCTTTGCTGGTGATCCCGGAAGAGGGGGGAACAATAAACTTTTTTCAACCGGAGCTTCTGACAGCTGTACCGACCGCTATAATTGCGTTCAGGTTGAAATCCCTTAGCATTACAGTCATTGCCGGTATGCTGATTTTTTGGCTTGTTGGATTATTGCTTTAA